GGGAGGATCGGGCCCACGGCCCAAACCCGGTCGTGCCCGAGGTCTTTCCTGAGGTGATCCAGGTAGGCACGCTCCAACCCGTCGAACGAGTTGACCACGATTCCCCAGCTCTCGATGTTGCCGATCGCGTCCTCCCGGTAGCGCTCCATCTCCGGATCTCCAGCCTCGTAGATCCTGTATACCTGGGGCAGGTGCGACCAGGGGAAGCCGGGGCGGTTCGGCAACCTCGCGAACGAGACCGTCGACCCCTCGTCGGACCGGGGGAGGTCCCGCCACAAGGCGAAGGTGACGGAGAGCGCGAAGGCGCCGGACGGCGAGAAGACGACGCGCGGGACGCCGCGGTCGCGGGCGAAGCGGTGGGTCCACCCGAGGAAGAAGTCGGAGACGACGGCGCAGGGCGGGGAGGGGTGGGACTCGAACCACCGGGAGAGGAGGGAGGTGGAGCTCGCGGAGGGCGCGGATGGTGGCGACGAGGCGCCTCTGCGGTGGGTGGGGCGTCGCGGGGGCTCCGGGGAAGGCAAGACGAGAGGCtggagcgaggaggaggaggcgaggaaGGGGTCGAGCAGGTGGAGGTTCTCGGGTGTGAcgacgacggtgacggcgacggcggcggcggcggggcgggggAGGTGGAGGAGCTTGTGGGCGAGGTCGAGGAGGGGGATGATGTGGCCGGCGGTGGGGTAGGGGTACATGAGGATGTGGACGGACATGGCTGGAGCTTCGATCAGGTTCCGGTCCAAGC
The nucleotide sequence above comes from Eucalyptus grandis isolate ANBG69807.140 chromosome 2, ASM1654582v1, whole genome shotgun sequence. Encoded proteins:
- the LOC104434378 gene encoding flavonol 3-O-glucosyltransferase UGT89B1, with protein sequence MSVHILMYPYPTAGHIIPLLDLAHKLLHLPRPAAAAVAVTVVVTPENLHLLDPFLASSSSLQPLVLPSPEPPRRPTHRRGASSPPSAPSASSTSLLSRWFESHPSPPCAVVSDFFLGWTHRFARDRGVPRVVFSPSGAFALSVTFALWRDLPRSDEGSTVSFARLPNRPGFPWSHLPQVYRIYEAGDPEMERYREDAIGNIESWGIVVNSFDGLERAYLDHLRKDLGHDRVWAVGPILPAEGDSSAGPVNRGGPSSVSASEVLTWLDACPGGSVVYVCFGSRAVLNQRQMDELAAGLERSRVRFILCARQSSRGGHVAASDIGAVPEDFEAQVAGRGLVIRGWAPQVPILRHRAVGTFLTHCGWNSTLEGLSAGAVMLTWPMGAEQFVNAKLLVDELGVGIRVGEGLEKIPKAEELARVLAESLRGDLPQRVRAKEISGTAQDAINGGSSDKDLSDFMRCVDEQRKSKMHTF